One window of Mixophyes fleayi isolate aMixFle1 chromosome 3, aMixFle1.hap1, whole genome shotgun sequence genomic DNA carries:
- the LOC142142553 gene encoding adhesion G-protein coupled receptor F1-like: MTQPKNNSAELGLNIIPELQKYSSAVGPSGFHADEVALIVYILGNITENAAQSNQTFHMSTVMDIINITNQLLNDVSWRPATSGNNVLGPQILWCFENILKRMKMTDVSFNVSYENIIWRCFVAPCINMSNETALRVEDHVSLALSPMDSYQDFNPNCLVNIMLLTYKSLHMDFTNHYEKDESPSGAFIVDSNILTNVMLFDNESYHNPNLSLSFLCNSRDCDQTAICVFWNFTTNSWSSDGCTTEVVNGITNCRCHHLTSFSVLMAKFMPQRLLNSPILDYITNTGLVISIVSLVLCISFQVYVLRVPMNLVAYYRHMAILNVSIFLLLSNVSFIAASYIMPKEHLRLCVGLTFCTHFSLLAFFCWTLVQSLFLFCRLVFVFHHITKKEFMGLSVGLGYVCPSIIAVGTFLYFTPTDDYQKDTVCWLNSGSGAYMAFSVPTIIILSGNFLVLLVVIRKLLRPSISEGSSEDEEVIKKLVKAVVFCTPQFGLTWAVGIPLMSDGSSEALHYLFVLLNPLQGFFIFIFGCLLDKRVMDLVKKRLSKAPVFSSTLFLQKSGALSIVENVSRVLSLQEVD; encoded by the exons ATGActcaacccaag AACAACTCTGCAGAATTGGGACTGAACATTATCCCAGAATTACAGAAATACTCCTCCGCCGTCGGACCTTCCGGCTTCCATGCGGATGAGGTGGCGCTAATCGTGTATATTCTGGGGAACATCACGGAAAATGCTGCCCAATCCAATCAGACGTTTCATATGAGCACAGTAATG GATATCATAAATATTACCAACCAACTTCTCAATGACGTGTCCTGGAGGCCGGCAACCAGCGGAAACAATGTGCTCGGTCCACAGATCCTGTGGtgttttgaaaacattttaaaaagaatgaaaatgactGATGTATCTTTTAATGTCTCCTATGAAAACATTATTTGGCGATGTTTTGTTGCCCCCTGTATTAACATGAGCAACGAAACTGCCCTGAGGGTTGAGGATCATGTCAGTTTAGCGTTATCTCCAATGGATAGCTATCAAGACTTTAATCCTAACTGTCTGGTCAACATTATGTTATTGACCTACAAATCCCTGCATATGGACTTCACAAATCACTACGAAAAAGACGAAAGTCCAAGTGGGGCTTTCATAGTGGACAGTAACATTCTGACCAACGTCATGTTGTTCGATAACGAGAGTTACCATAATCCAAACCTCAGCTTGAGTTTCCTGTGTAACAGCAGAGACTGTGACCAGACGGCCATATGCGTTTTTTGGAATTTTACCACCAACAGTTGGTCGTCAGATGGGTGTACAACCGAAGTTGTCAATGGCATAACTAATTGTCGCTGCCATCATCTTACGTCATTCTCTGTACTGATGGCTAAGTTCATGCCCCAAAGGCTACTGAACTCCCCCATACTTGACTACATCACTAACACAGGTCTTGTGATCTCCATAGTTTCTCTAGTTTTGTGCATTTCCTTCCAAGTGTATGTGCTAAGGGTTCCGATGAACCTTGTTGCGTACTACAGACATATGGCCATCCTCAATGTGTCCATATTCCTGCTTCTGAGTAACGTCTCGTTTATAGCCGCCAGTTACATCATGCCGAAGGAGCACCTGAGACTTTGTGTTGGACTAACTTTCTGCACTCACTTTTCTCTCTTAGCTTTCTTTTGCTGGACCTTAGTCCAAAGTCTCTTCTTGTTCTGTCGTTTAGTGTTCGTGTTCCACCATATAACGAAGAAGGAATTCATGGGTCTTTCTGTTGGCCTAGGGTACGTGTGCCCCAGCATTATTGCTGTAGGCACCTTCTTGTACTTCACGCCCACTGATGACTATCAGAAAGACACCGTATGTTGGCTGAATAGTGGCTCAGGTGCTTATATGGCTTTTAGTGTCCCAACCATCATTATCCTGTCGGGGAATTTTCTTGTGCTGCTGGTGGTGATCCGTAAACTCCTCAGACCATCCATTTCCGAAGGAAGCAGCGAAGACGAAGAGGTCATTAAGAAGTTGGTGAAGGCCGTTGTCTTCTGCACCCCTCAGTTTGGATTGACTTGGGCCGTTGGAATCCCTTTAATGTCAGATGGAAGCTCAGAAGCTTTACACTATCTGTTTGTCCTGCTCAATCCACTGCAA GGATTCTTCATCTTTATCTTCGGCTGCCTGCTCGATAAAAGG